DNA from Methanoculleus sp. SDB:
CCATCACACCGGATCAGACCGCACATGTGCAGGCGGCGAGCACCACTCCCGCAGCAACTCTGGTGCCCGTTACACCTTACCCGGCGCCTCCCCCCGGCGTTTCCGGCGGGGATGACCGTGTCGTCACCGTCACCGATGACTTCGGCGAGACGGTCACCATCACCGGCACCCCTCAGCGTATCGTCTCGCTCGCCCCGGCGAATACGGAGATACTCTTCACACTCGGCCTCGGCGACCGCGTGGTCGGCGTCACCGACTACTGCAACCACCCGTCGGAAACCGCTGCGATAGAAAAGGTCGGGGGCTACAGCACGGTCAACGTGGAGAAGGTTGTCGCCGCACGGCCCGACCTCGTCATCGCAGCCTTCGGAAATACCGAGGAGGTCGTCAGCCATCTCAGATCCCTCGGCCTCACCATCATCGCTTTAAATCCGGAGAGCATCGACGACATCATCGACAATATCCGCCTCGTCGGCACTGCCACCGGCACCGGGGAAAAGGCGGAGGCCATCGCCGCAGACATGGAACGTCGTATTGCAGCGGTGGTCACCGCACGCGATACCCGGGTGGCTGATCGGCCTTCCGTAGTCCACCTCGTCTGGTACGATCCCATCTGGGTAAGCGGGAGCGGGACTTTTCAGGACCAGATGTTCGAGATGGCGGGGGGGACAAACGCCTTCCCCGGCGTCAATGGCTGGGAGATCGTCAGTCTTGAAGAGTTCGTCACCACAAATCCCGACATCATCCTCGTCAACTCGGGTACGGGAATGGGGGAAAGCGGCTACGACCTGATCTATACCTATGTCATGAGCGAACCCCGCTTTCAGGGACTTGCGGCTGTCAGGAACAGCCGGGTTTACGTCGTCAATTCCGACATGATTGACCGCGGGGGACCGCGTATCGTCGATGCCCTCGAGCAGGTGGCAGCGGACATCCACCCCGAGATCTTCGAGGCCCCGGAGAGCACGCCCACCCCCGCACAGAAGGCTTCCGGATTCGGAGGGATCGCCGCGCTCATGGTGATCGGCCTTGTGCCGGCGATAAGGGCGGGAAAGAGGTGACCGGAGGCGGGCATGATGAAAAGATATTCACCTCTCATGCTTATTCTGATCCTCTGCGCTCTCTGCACCGGCCCTGCAGCCGCCGATCTGCTGATGAAGCCCTCCGGATCCTTTATGACCGGATCCCGGGTTGATGGAATCGCCATCACCCCTGACGGGAACCTTGCCTCCGCGACGTTCAGCGATAAGCTCTGTCTCGTTGATGCCGGTGGCACGCTCCACGGCATCGTAACGGTCGGCACCCTCCACGATGTGACGATCTCGCCGGACGGGGAACATATTGCGGTGGCGGCGGAGAAGGTGAGGGTTTTCGACAGGAATCTCACGGAAGTATGGTCCTGGCACAACGGCTACATTGCCTACTCGATTGCGTTTATTGAGGGCGGCGAGGCGATCCTTGCCGGGTTCGACGACCGGACACTTCGCCGTCTGAACGTAGACGGCGATGAAGACTGGAACATTACTCTCAGCGCCGATCCGGTCAGCGTCGCAGCGACACCGGCGGGGGAGTACGTCATTGTGGGAACAAAGACGGGAAATCTCTGCTTTTTTAATGCCGGGCAGCGTGAACTCTGGTGCTACCGCCTCGGGAGCCAGCCGGTATCAGCGCTCGCCGTCTCCGACGATGCGAAGACGATCGCCGCCGCCTCACAGGATGATATGCTCTATGTCTTCAACGTCAACGGCAGGCTCATGTGGGACTCTCCGACCGGCGGAGCACTCCGCGACCTCGCGGTCTCATCCGAAGGAGACCTTATCGCAGCGGGCGGCGATACTGTCCGGATCTTCGCGCGGAACGGAACACTGCTCTGGGAAGAGCCGTCCGAATCCCCGGCAGCCGCCGTTGCACTCTCGGGTGGAGGTGATACCCTGGCCGCCGGCGGACGGGATGCCATCACGTTCTTCCGCGCTTCTCCCCCGTCCTCTGCCGCACCACCAGCACCGGGCGAGACCGCGGATCCCCCAGAACCGGCTGCGCCGGAAGAGCTCCCCATTCCCGGACCGACAGAAGCCTCAGGGCCCTCCGTATTCTGCGCTCTCAGCGCCATCGGCCTCGCACTCGTTTCCCGGCGCCGGTAATCCCCGGTCGTATCAGGCCCTCTTTTTTCCGTGCCGACCGGGGTTTGAAAAAGGTGATGCAATCTCTCCCGCAGGGCCGGGCAGGTCCGACGGGCTGCCCGGGGACGGGTACGGAAAAGCCGCCTCGATCGGGAAAAAGTATTTTACCGCGGATTCCGGCCGCTATCCACCATTCTTCCGTACTTCTCCACGAGCGAGACAAGACCCCGCGGGAGATAGATGATCGTCAGGATAAGAAGTGCGCCGATGATGATATACCGCTCATAGGTAAGCCCCGCGGCATTGAGCCCGTCCCAGAGAAGACTCACGACAATCGTCCCTATGACCGGCCCCGCAAGTGTTCCGAGGCCACCGGTGATGGAGTAGATGACCGGCCAGAACGAGAGATTCACGCCGAAGATCTCCGGCGTTATGTAGCCGAAATGGTGGATTTCAAGCGCCCCTGCAATACCGGCGATATAGGCGCTGATGGTGAATGCGAGCAGTTTGAACTTCACGGGATCGATGCCTGCCGCCCGTGCCTCCAGTTCATTCTCCCGGATTGCCGCGAGTGCAAGGCCGATTCGTGATTTCAGAACCAGATGAATTGCCATGAGGGAGAGGATGGTGACGATGAGGATGGAGTAGTACTCCCAGAGAAGATGGTAGGGAATGGTGCTCGCGATCAGTTTCGGAACCGCATAGCCGTCCCACCCCCCGGTAACCGGCGAAAGCATGCTCACGATGACTGTCTGGATGATAATGGCAAACCCGAAGGTAACCATGGCGAGGAACCATTCCCGCAAGCGTACGCATGTGAGCCCGATGAGCAGCCCGATCAAGGCGCTGAATGCCGCACCGGCGAAGATAGTGATATAGGGCGAGAGGCCGCTCTGCAATGCAATCAGGGACGATGCATAGCCGCCGAGGCCGAAGAACGCCGCATGGCCGAGCGAACCCTGTCCGGAATAGGTGAGCAGGTTCCATGCGGAGGCATAGATGATGAAGATCAGCATCAGGATCAGGACTGTCAGGATGTAGAGATTTGTCACGGGAAGCAGGGGAAGCACGACGCCGGCGGCGATTGCCCCGGCGATCAGGCAGGTTTTCGGGGTTGGCCGCAAGAACGCCGTCATTCACCCTCCTCCCCGAAGAGCCCGGTCGGCCGGAAAATGAGCACGATGATGAGGAGAACAAACGATATCGCATCTTTCCATGCTCCTCCGAGCGTGAATGTCGTCATATTTTCCACGATTCCGTACAGGAGCCCCCCGACGATGGCGCCGGGAATGCTGCCGAGACCACCCAGGATAACGATTGCAAACGCTTTAATCGCCGGAATTGATCCCATGTACGGATTGAAGACCTGCCCGCTCACCGCCCAGAGTGTGCCCGCCGCGGCGGCCAGCCCGGTCCCGATGCCGAAACTGATCATGTCCATTCGTTCGACATTGATGCCCATGAGCATGGCACCCTTCCTGTTCTGGCTGGTCGCCCTGATGGCCTTGCCGAGATGCGTTTTCCGAAGAAAGACGTAGAGGCCGGAGAGAATTGCAACGGTGAGAATGATGATGATCAGGTAGTCGAGGGGCAGCTCCAGCACGCCGAGTGAGACGGTGACATCGACAAAAGGACTCTGGATAATTCTCCATTCGTCGGTCCAGATGAGGGCGACGGCGTTCTGGAAAATATAGATCAGCCCGAGGCTGACGAAAATTTCATTCAGCTTCCCCGTGCCGAGGATCGGGCGGAAACAGAGGCGTTCGATGATGATTCCGGTGACGATAAGGACCGGCATCGTGGCGAAGAGCAGCACGTAGGGATTGAACCCCGTCAGTGCGACGAAGATAAAGGTGATGTACGCACCAACCATGAGAAATTCGCCGTGTGCGAAATTCACGATCTTCATCACGCCGAAGATGAGGTTCAAGCCGGTGGCAAGAAGGATGTAGATGCAGCCGGCATACAGCCCCCAGAATACGACCTGAATAAGAATGCCGATGTCCATGACTGCTTCATCCCCGTCCGGCGAATGGCATGAAAAATAAGGAGTTAGTCACTCCCCGGCGTGTACCAGTCGGGGATGACGAGATCCGTTTCCTTTAAGCTGTCCGGCCAGATAATTCTGGGCCGCGGCTCACCGGCACTCTCATCCCATATCAGCTGGGACATATAGAGATCAAACGCACTTACGCGGTAGTCATCCGAAAAGGTGATCACCCCGTTTTTCATGGCCTCGATCATCTGGGGCATCTCAATCGCGTCGAGTGCGTCACGCACCGCCGTCTTGTCGAGGGTCCCGGCATTCTCAATGGCCTCTGCCGCGACATATACCGCTTCGTAGGTCGCAGCGCCCATCATGCCGGGGAAGCCGTTCCACCGGGCATCGAAGGCTGCCACAAAATCCGTGACCGCAGATGCCGTCGGTCCGTTCGGCACTGCATACGGGCTGAACCGGCTCTCGAGCAACGAGAATTCGCCGTACCGGCCGACGCCGCTGTAATAGTCGGGGTCGTCATTGGGCTCGATGGTCAGGAAGATCGTGTCAAGCCCGACATCCCTTCTCGCCTGCTGGACAAGCGGAATCTGCTCGTTTAAGAACGTGACCGCATAAACGGCATCCGGCTGCTTCGCCTTGACAGCCGTGAGAATAGTCCTGAAATCAGACTCTCCCATCATAAAGCTCTCTTCCGAAACCACGTCGACATTCAGGTCGTTGTTTTCGATGGTCGCATGAATGGCGCTCTGGTGGCCTTTCCCGTACGGGCTGTCCTGGTAGATGATGGCGAGCCTCAGCGGCCGGTCGTCCGAAAACCCGAATTTCTCGTTGATTGCCGGGCGAAGGACATTGCCGGCAAAGAGCGTGGTCACGATCGAGGAATCGTCGGACGAGGGGCGAAGATAGAACATGTATGAGGTGTCGATGTCGTCCCGGTTCGACACAGCGGTGCTGGAAGCCCCGGAGATAATATAGGGCACCCCGTAGTCGGCGACGATTGACTGGTGGGCCATGACGACCGCACTCGAGAACCCGCCGACGAGCAGGTCGACATTATCCTGGGTAATAAGCTTCGAAACAGCTTTCATGCCTCCCTCGCGAGTGGATTCGTCATCGCCCTGGATCACTCTGATAGGAAGGCTTTTGCCTATGTCCGCGACATAGACGCCCCCGTTCGCGTTAATCTCTTCTGCAGCGAGAAGGGCCGACTGCCAGATGTCGTTCCCCGTCGAACTTGCAGAGCCGGTCATCGACGCCACGACACCGACCCGGATCGCCTCGGGTGTCGTGGTCTGTTCACTGCACCCTGCACATGCTATGGCAATCACAATGATTGCGACTATCATCGGAAATTTACGGCTCATAGTCATATCCCCCGTAGATCATGCCACGTCATAACATGGCACGCTATATGGTAACATGGCTGTAAAAAGTATTTAAATCTGTGCTTTGCACGAAGCGCGTCCCGGCGGAAATCGCTCCGGGATGTCCGGGCCCCCTGCACCGGATTTTCGTATCCATGACCGGGACGGCCCACATTCTGAGGAGGTGCATGCTCCGGAAAACCATCATACGCCGCATACGGGCGGGCATCGGGACGGGATTCCTGCGGTGCATGCAGGGCAATGTGGTGCAGGGAAATTATTTACCGGCAATCTGCCATGCTATAACATGGCAGGCGGGGAAGTTCGTGCGACCGCGTATGATACGGCATACCGGGATTCCATCGAGGATCCCGGCGGATTCTGGGGTCAGGCTGCAAGGGACGTGCACTGGTTCAGGCAGTGGGATACGGTCCTTGATGATTCGGATACCTCGTTCTCCCGGTGGTTTTCCGGCGGAGTCCTGAACACCTGTTATAATGCACTCGACATGCACGTCGAACAGGGACGGGGCGAACAGGCCGCCCTGATCTACGACAGCCCGGTTACGGATACGGTCCGGCGATACACCTACCGGGAGCTGCTCGACATAGTGGCACGGTGTGCCGGAGGGCTCACGGATCTCGGAGTCGGGTACGGGGATCGTGTCGTCATCTATATGCCGATGGTTCCGGAGGCAGTTGTGGCGATGCTCGCCTGCGCACGGATTGGCGCGATCCATTCGGTCGTATTCGGGGGCTTTGCCGCACGGGAGCTCGCAGCGCGGATCGCCGATGCACGGCCGAAGGTCGTGCTGTCGGCCTCATGCGGCATCGAGATCAACAGGATCATATCCTACAAGCCGCTCCTCGATTCCGCTATCGCGATGTCGGAGCACAAGCCGGATCACTGTGTGATCCTCCAGAGGCCCGAACACCTCGCAGCCCTGACCGGCGAAAGGGACCGCGACTGGGAGACGCTCCGGCATGCCCGGCCGGTTCCGTGCGTGCCGGTCACGGCAACGGACCCCCTCTATATTCTCTACACCTCCGGGACAACCGGCGTTCCGAAGGGCATCCTCCGGGACAACGGGGGGCATCTGGTCGCCCTGAAATGGAGCATGAGGAATATCTACGATATCAGTCCCGGAGAGGTCTTCTGGGCCGCATCCGACGTCGGGTGGGTGGTCGGGCATTCGTATATCGTCTATGCGCCGCTCGCAAGCGGGTGCACGACCATCCTGTACGAGGGGAAATCGGTGGGAACTCCCGATCCCGGCGCATTCTGGAGGGTGATCGAGGAGCACGGCGTGTCCGCACTCTTCACGGCACCGACCGCATTCCGGGCCATCAAGCGGGAAGACCCGAACGGTGAATACATCCGAAAATATGACCTCTCCGGATTCAGGACGCTCTTTCTTGCGGGAGAACGGTGTGATCCCGACACGCTCCGGTGGGCAGCCGAGCTCCTTCACGTCCCGGTCATCGACCACTGGTGGCAGACCGAAACGGGATGGGCGATCGGGGCGAATGCGGTCGGTCTCGGCATGCTGCCGGTAAAACCGGGATCCTGCACGAAGCCTGTGCCGGGGTACGTCGTCCACGTGCTCGACGAACACGGGCGGCCGGTACCCCCGATGACAACCGGAAACATCGCCATCAGGCTGCCGCTGCCCCCGGGGTGCCTTTCAACGCTCTGGAACAACCACGGGGATTATACGCGGACGTACCTCTCGGAATACCCCGGCTACTACCATACCGGCGATGCCGGCTATATCGATGAAGACGGATACCTGTGGATCATGAGCCGGACGGACGATATCATCAATACCGCAGGCCATCGCCTCTCGACCGGGGCGATGGAGGAGGTGATCGCATCCCACCCCGATGTGGCCGAGTGCGCCGTGGCAGGGGTGGCGGACCCGGTCAAGGGAGAAATCCCGATCGGCCTTGTCGTCCTGAAAGCAGGAGCAGGGAGGGAGACGGAGGAGATACGTGCTGAGCTGATCCAGCGCGTGCGGGATACGATCGGACCGATTGCGTCCTTCAAAGTCGTGGGCATCGTGCGGAGGCTTCCCAAAACGCGGTCAGGCAAAATCCTCAGGGGCACGATAAAAAAGATGGCCGACGGCGAATCCTTCTCCGTCCCGCCGACTATCGAGGACCCGGCGGTGCTTGACGAGATCCGGGCCGTGCTCAGCCGGATCGGGTTTCCCCGCCGGTGATTTTTTTATGAGGGGAGTGCCCGGAAGAACGCGGAACACTCTTACCCTCCCTAACCGTGCATGCCGGGTGCATGCGGATTCTCCGGGTGTGACGTCATATGCACGCCGATACTATAGTATCGCCGGTCTCTCCGATTCCATTCACCCCGGATATACAGCTGACAGAAACACGGTTCCCCGGACAACCACCACGCCTTTCACGCTCCGCACCCCACCATTACAGGATCGCTCATGCCGACCGTCACCATCGAAAAAGTGGATCATGCCAGTTTCGACGAATTCCTGAATCTCATACAAAAACTTGCGGAGTACGAACATCTCGCGCCACCCGACGACGGGGCGAAGGAGCGGCTGAAAGCCGACGCCCTTTCCGCCCGCCCACGCTACGAGGCATATCTTGGATACGTCGACGGCATCGCGGTGGGGTACGTCACGTTCTACTTCACCTACTCGACGTTCCTCGCCCGCCCCACACTCTTTCTGGAGGATATCTTCGTGCTCGAAGCGCACAGGAATACGGGCATCGGGAGAGCTTTGTTTGATTTCTGCCGCGGAGAAGCCGCCCGCCGGGGGTGCGTGAGGCTGGACTGGACGGTGCTCACATGGAACGAGCCGGCCATCAGGTTCTACGAGCGCTGCGGAGGGATACGGCAGGACTGGTACCTGTACCGGATAGAGGGTGACCGGTTCTGAGGTTTCACCACGGCTAAAATACGCTCTGGCTCCCGTTTTCCGCACTTTTTGCCGTCCTTCATATCAAAGCACCCTTACTCCATATAAAATTTATTTGTGTGAAAATATATATCTCATGAGATTTTATATCGCACCGGTGATTGTCATGGAATGTCCCCATACCGCCCATCCCTCCGGGAGCCAGCTCGAGGAGATCAAGAAACTTGAAGAGAAACTGGGAGTGATTCTTGTCGCCTACGACAGGGTTCCTCCGTACAAGAAACTTGATTCCCAGTCCCTCTTAAAGATCCAGTCCCTGGAAAAGGACACCGGATCGATCCTGATCGCCTACGAGGCCTGAAAAATTATTCCCCATCTTCCTGATGGCGGACCATGCCGGTACCGGGTGGTATACATTACCGGTATAGCCCCGCATCCGGTGCCCCCGATCCCGAAAGCCGTCCGGCACGAATGAGCATCTTCACGGATCTCATTCCCCCCGGCTCTCTTCTCCTGTGGGCAGGGAACAGGTACGGGATATACGGGCTTCTCCACACAGGTGTATTCGGGAGGGAGTATGAGTCGGTACGGTGACCGACGGTCTGTACTCCGGGGGAACCTATGCTGCCGGCACGAACGTGACCGGCTTTACGATCTCCGGCATCGTACCGTATGCGAGCTCATCTGGTGCGGGGCAGGCCGGAGGCGGGTTTTCCGGCGGCATGCGACGTTGAACGGGTGATCCTGCCCGGGCAATACTGCCGAAGGAAGAAGGGGGATGAAAAAGGGAACGGACGGCTTACCTGCCGAGCGCCCGCAGGAATGCACTCTTGTGGGCCTCGGATCCCTGCCGGAGGTTGTACCAGACCTGCAGGACATCGGTCCGCGTGGTATTGGCGATCGCCATGTCGAGATCGGCGATGTCGCGTTCCTCAACGGCAAGCCCGAGTTCGAGCGCATCGGTCAGCGATATTTCGCCCTGTGGCCCGAATTCGTCATACAACGACTGAATCACGGGACTATGATAGCCGGTCGCAGAGTTCCCGATCCTGTCTGACGGCAGGCCGTACCGGTCAATGAGCAGCTGTACTTCATAGATGTGCATCGTTTCGGAATCCGCGATATTTGCGAAGATGGGCAGCGTATACATGCCCGCCCAGCGGGTGTAGAGATCGTGCGCCAGCTGCTCTTCCTCCCGCATGAAGAGAATGTCCTCGATTTCCTGCTCACTCAGCGGGGAGGGATCCTCCCGGGGGAGGAGCGCAGGCATTGTCCCTGCTCCGGGGCCTCCGTTCAGTCCGCCGGGTTGAACCGCCCCCGGTTCCTGGCCGCCGTTCTGTACCGGGCCGGAGCCGATGTTCCGCGAAAAATCACCCATGCCGGCGAGAACAGCGGCGATGGCGATAATGACAACAACGGCCCCTCCGATCACGATTATCTTATTTTTCTCCATTGCCCTCACGATCTCCCGCTTGTGCGCCGCGGGATATAGTATTTTCCCATCATGTGAGGAGGGGGATTGGCGTGGCCCCGTCCTTTTGCCGGCATCAGTTCCCCTGAGATTTTCGGGGAACCGCGCCGGGAAGGGGCGGTGGATCCGAAACCTATACTACCTGTACAGCAGATGAACGGGTATGCGTCTCGCTGCCCTCCGGAACTCTCCGATTTTCAGGAAAAAACCTGTTGAAGAGCTGCTCAGGTCCGTTTCCCATGAAGGCGGGCTTTCGAAGGTGCTGGGCCCCCTCGATCTCATCCTGCTCGGGATCGGGGCGATTGTCGGCACGGGCATCTTTGTCATCACCGGCGTGGCGGCGGCATACTACTCGGGGCCCGCCCTGCTGATGTCATTCGTCATTGCGGGCGCTGTCTGCACCGTTGCGGCACTCTGCTATGCCGAGTTCGCCGCCATGGTGCCGGTTGCGGGGAGCGCATATACCTACGGGTACGCGGCGCTCGGGGAGATATGGGCCTGGATTATCGGGTGGGACCTGATCCTCGAATATTCCGTCGCAATCGCCGCCGTCGCCATCGGCTGGTCGGGATACGTCGTGGACATCATCCACGAGGCAGGGATCCTGCTGCCTGCCGCCTTCATCCACCCGCCGGGCGTGCCGGGCGGGATGATCAACCTGCCTGCCGTCCTGATTATTGCCGTGATTACCGCACTCCTCATCCGCGGCGTTAAGGAGAGCGTCCGGGTCAACACGGTCATCGTGACCATCAAACTCACCGTAATCGCCCTCTTCCTCATCCTCGGGATTACCCATATCAATCCCGGAAACTGGCATCCTTTTATGCCGTACGGATGGCATGGAGTCCTCACGGGAGCGGCAATCGTATTTTTCGCCTATATCGGGTTCGACGCGGTGTCGACCGCCGCGGAGGAGGTGCGCCGCCCGCAGTCGGACCTCCCTATCGGCATTGTGGGATCGCTCGCCGTGAGTACGGTGCTGTATATTGCGGTCTCCGCCGTGCTGACCGGTGTCGTCTCCTACCTCGCGTTTAAGAACACCGACGCCCCCGTCGCCTTTGCCCTCGAGTCGATCGGCTACACGTGGGGATCGGCCGTCGTTGCCGCGGGGGCGATCTGCGGCATCACCTCGGTGCTTCTCGTGCTCCTCTTCGGCCAGACACGCATCTTCTTTGCGATGGCCCGCGACGGTCTCCTGCCCGGTTTTTTCTCTTCCCTCCACCCGGTGTTCAGGACGCCCTCAAAAGCGACCCTGCTTGTGGGCTCCGTCACCGCCATCATTGCGGGCCTCCTTCCGCTCGAAGCAGTCGCCGAACTCGTCAATATCGGCACACTTGCGGCGTTCATCATCGTATCCGCGGGCATCATCGTCCTCAGGCGCACCCAGCCCGGCATCACCCGCCCGTTCCGGGTGCCGTTC
Protein-coding regions in this window:
- a CDS encoding ABC transporter permease, translated to MTAFLRPTPKTCLIAGAIAAGVVLPLLPVTNLYILTVLILMLIFIIYASAWNLLTYSGQGSLGHAAFFGLGGYASSLIALQSGLSPYITIFAGAAFSALIGLLIGLTCVRLREWFLAMVTFGFAIIIQTVIVSMLSPVTGGWDGYAVPKLIASTIPYHLLWEYYSILIVTILSLMAIHLVLKSRIGLALAAIRENELEARAAGIDPVKFKLLAFTISAYIAGIAGALEIHHFGYITPEIFGVNLSFWPVIYSITGGLGTLAGPVIGTIVVSLLWDGLNAAGLTYERYIIIGALLILTIIYLPRGLVSLVEKYGRMVDSGRNPR
- the prpE gene encoding propionate--CoA ligase (catalyzes the formation of propionyl-CoA using propionate as a substrate; PrpE from Ralstonia solanacearum can produce acetyl-, propionyl-, butyryl- and acrylyl-coenzyme A, and Salmonella enterica produces propionyl- and butyryl-coenzyme A; not expressed in Escherichia coli when grown on propionate/minimal media; ATP-dependent), whose amino-acid sequence is MAGGEVRATAYDTAYRDSIEDPGGFWGQAARDVHWFRQWDTVLDDSDTSFSRWFSGGVLNTCYNALDMHVEQGRGEQAALIYDSPVTDTVRRYTYRELLDIVARCAGGLTDLGVGYGDRVVIYMPMVPEAVVAMLACARIGAIHSVVFGGFAARELAARIADARPKVVLSASCGIEINRIISYKPLLDSAIAMSEHKPDHCVILQRPEHLAALTGERDRDWETLRHARPVPCVPVTATDPLYILYTSGTTGVPKGILRDNGGHLVALKWSMRNIYDISPGEVFWAASDVGWVVGHSYIVYAPLASGCTTILYEGKSVGTPDPGAFWRVIEEHGVSALFTAPTAFRAIKREDPNGEYIRKYDLSGFRTLFLAGERCDPDTLRWAAELLHVPVIDHWWQTETGWAIGANAVGLGMLPVKPGSCTKPVPGYVVHVLDEHGRPVPPMTTGNIAIRLPLPPGCLSTLWNNHGDYTRTYLSEYPGYYHTGDAGYIDEDGYLWIMSRTDDIINTAGHRLSTGAMEEVIASHPDVAECAVAGVADPVKGEIPIGLVVLKAGAGRETEEIRAELIQRVRDTIGPIASFKVVGIVRRLPKTRSGKILRGTIKKMADGESFSVPPTIEDPAVLDEIRAVLSRIGFPRR
- a CDS encoding ABC transporter permease, producing MDIGILIQVVFWGLYAGCIYILLATGLNLIFGVMKIVNFAHGEFLMVGAYITFIFVALTGFNPYVLLFATMPVLIVTGIIIERLCFRPILGTGKLNEIFVSLGLIYIFQNAVALIWTDEWRIIQSPFVDVTVSLGVLELPLDYLIIIILTVAILSGLYVFLRKTHLGKAIRATSQNRKGAMLMGINVERMDMISFGIGTGLAAAAGTLWAVSGQVFNPYMGSIPAIKAFAIVILGGLGSIPGAIVGGLLYGIVENMTTFTLGGAWKDAISFVLLIIVLIFRPTGLFGEEGE
- a CDS encoding amino acid permease — its product is MRLAALRNSPIFRKKPVEELLRSVSHEGGLSKVLGPLDLILLGIGAIVGTGIFVITGVAAAYYSGPALLMSFVIAGAVCTVAALCYAEFAAMVPVAGSAYTYGYAALGEIWAWIIGWDLILEYSVAIAAVAIGWSGYVVDIIHEAGILLPAAFIHPPGVPGGMINLPAVLIIAVITALLIRGVKESVRVNTVIVTIKLTVIALFLILGITHINPGNWHPFMPYGWHGVLTGAAIVFFAYIGFDAVSTAAEEVRRPQSDLPIGIVGSLAVSTVLYIAVSAVLTGVVSYLAFKNTDAPVAFALESIGYTWGSAVVAAGAICGITSVLLVLLFGQTRIFFAMARDGLLPGFFSSLHPVFRTPSKATLLVGSVTAIIAGLLPLEAVAELVNIGTLAAFIIVSAGIIVLRRTQPGITRPFRVPFVPFLPVLCILSCAYLISALPTITHLRFVVWLVLGLLIYTGYGRAHSTLQRMF
- a CDS encoding ABC transporter substrate-binding protein, whose protein sequence is MARALDYLHTCQNDDGGFGEAGRASNPGTSTWVIMALASAGEDPREWRAGGSSSMDYLRDIAEETVAIDGTAETAKMVLTIIAVGEDPGMFEGTDFVELLRAKQQSGGRFGDHIYTTNWAILALAAAGEDTAFSVAWLKNQQNGDGGFGWTPGAESDSDDTASAVMALIAAGEPRTSPVIQKALSFFRSVQMDDGGFNYGGSSGSNSASTAWVIQALVAAGENPTAWQKNGIDVISHLISYRQPEGYFRWTPVLADNPCRMTASVVTALLGMPYPITPDQTAHVQAASTTPAATLVPVTPYPAPPPGVSGGDDRVVTVTDDFGETVTITGTPQRIVSLAPANTEILFTLGLGDRVVGVTDYCNHPSETAAIEKVGGYSTVNVEKVVAARPDLVIAAFGNTEEVVSHLRSLGLTIIALNPESIDDIIDNIRLVGTATGTGEKAEAIAADMERRIAAVVTARDTRVADRPSVVHLVWYDPIWVSGSGTFQDQMFEMAGGTNAFPGVNGWEIVSLEEFVTTNPDIILVNSGTGMGESGYDLIYTYVMSEPRFQGLAAVRNSRVYVVNSDMIDRGGPRIVDALEQVAADIHPEIFEAPESTPTPAQKASGFGGIAALMVIGLVPAIRAGKR
- a CDS encoding ABC transporter substrate-binding protein encodes the protein MTMSRKFPMIVAIIVIAIACAGCSEQTTTPEAIRVGVVASMTGSASSTGNDIWQSALLAAEEINANGGVYVADIGKSLPIRVIQGDDESTREGGMKAVSKLITQDNVDLLVGGFSSAVVMAHQSIVADYGVPYIISGASSTAVSNRDDIDTSYMFYLRPSSDDSSIVTTLFAGNVLRPAINEKFGFSDDRPLRLAIIYQDSPYGKGHQSAIHATIENNDLNVDVVSEESFMMGESDFRTILTAVKAKQPDAVYAVTFLNEQIPLVQQARRDVGLDTIFLTIEPNDDPDYYSGVGRYGEFSLLESRFSPYAVPNGPTASAVTDFVAAFDARWNGFPGMMGAATYEAVYVAAEAIENAGTLDKTAVRDALDAIEMPQMIEAMKNGVITFSDDYRVSAFDLYMSQLIWDESAGEPRPRIIWPDSLKETDLVIPDWYTPGSD
- a CDS encoding GCN5 family acetyltransferase: MPTVTIEKVDHASFDEFLNLIQKLAEYEHLAPPDDGAKERLKADALSARPRYEAYLGYVDGIAVGYVTFYFTYSTFLARPTLFLEDIFVLEAHRNTGIGRALFDFCRGEAARRGCVRLDWTVLTWNEPAIRFYERCGGIRQDWYLYRIEGDRF